Part of the Deltaproteobacteria bacterium genome, CCGTCGGCTGCGTTACGTCACCCCGGGCCTTGACCCGGGGTCTTCCTCGCGTGGTACCCGCCACTGCTCGTCATCGCGCCTTGCCGACAACGAAAAATCCTCCGCATATTATTATGCGAATTAACCAGACACCACACTAGCCGGAGCGCCAGCGGCAGATGGCTTCCACGACTTCCTGCCAGACGGTTTCGGGCTCGCGGCCCAGCCGTTTGGGAACGCGGAAGTCGTGGTTGCCGCCTTCGATCAGGTGGGTTCGGGTCGGCGCCTTGACCTGCTTGAGCACTTCTTCCAGCAGGTCCAAACGACAGAATGGATCGTTGGTGCCTGCCGCGAACAACATGGGCGCGGTGATCTTCATCAGGTTGTCGGCCCGGAGCCGGTCGTGGCGCTTGGGGGCGTGCAGCGGGTAGCCGAGGAAGACGAGCCCGGCGAGCTTGGGTTCCCCTGAGTCCGCCGCCTTGGCCGCCACGTGGGCGGCGATGCGCCCGCCCATGGACTTGCCGCCGATGAAGAGCCGTTCCGGCGCCGGGCGCAGGGTCCCGCGCACGTGTTCCAACACCCGCTCGAAGG contains:
- a CDS encoding alpha/beta hydrolase fold domain-containing protein; protein product: MTALRQHTEKIAVDRGMEVSAVTAEPAGDRAGETDVIVLAHGAGADMHHPFMTFFHEALARAGWLAVKFNFPYKELGRKAPDPAARLEDAFERVLEHVRGTLRPAPERLFIGGKSMGGRIAAHVAAKAADSGEPKLAGLVFLGYPLHAPKRHDRLRADNLMKITAPMLFAAGTNDPFCRLDLLEEVLKQVKAPTRTHLIEGGNHDFRVPKRLGREPETVWQEVVEAICRWRSG